The following DNA comes from Thermoplasmata archaeon.
GATCCCGATCATCGCGACGCCGCCGCCTTTCATAATCGTCATCAGATCCGCGTAGTCCAGGTTGACGAGGCCCGGCTTCGTGATGATCTCCGTCATGCCCTTAATCGACTGCATGAGGATCTCGTCGGCGACCTTGAACGCCGCGTTGATCGGCAGGCGGGGCACGAGCTCGAGTAGCTTGTCGTTGTAGATGACAATCGTCGTGTCGCAGAATTTTCGGAGCTTGTCCAGGCCCGCCTCCGCGTTCTCCATCCGGATACGGCCTTCCGACTTGAACGGCATCGTGACGACGCCCATCGTGAGCGCGCCCTCCTCCTTGCCGACGCGCGCGACGTACTGCGCCGAGCCGGTCCCGGTCCCGCCGCCCATGCCCGCCGTGATGAACACGACGTGGGCGCCGCGGATGAAGTCCCGGATCTCCTCTTCGCTCTCGTGCGCGGCTTGCTCCCCGACCTCCGGGAGCGCTCCCGCTCCGAGGCCCTTCGTCAGGCGCTTGCCGATGAGGATCTTCTTCGGGGCTCGGACGGACAGCAGGTGCTTCGCATCCGTGTTCACGGCGCACAGCTGCGCGCCGCTGATGCCGGCCTCGCTGCACCGGTTGATCGTGTTCGAACCGCCGCCGCCGCAGCCGACGATCTTGATCGAGACGTTGATCGATTCGACGATCTTCTCAATCTCTTCGTCGTCGCCGGACTTGGACTTGTCCGGCGCCTTCGTGGCTTTCGCGGCCTCGCGCTCTTCCTTTTCCTCGGCTTCCTGGTGTCGGGCCAAGGCTTCGTTCAGAAGCGATTTCATCGTGCCATCCCATCCCGATGGAGTCTGATGGCGGCGAATCCTACTAGGGCTATTTAAAGATAGTCATACATTCGTCAGACAAAACAGGCTTTGACATCCGCCGCGGAGCCGCCGCGCGCGCGGCCGCCTACGTCGACATCGAGGGATTCGCCGCGGAGTTCACGACGATCCCGGAGTTGGTGATGTCGAAAGGGAAGACGACCTCGTCGTGGGACGAACCTTTGTACTTCTCGACGGAGACGAATCGCTTGATGCCGGTCTCGTCCCGGAGCTTGTGGAGCCGGAACTCGCCGCGGGCCAGGAACGACTCCGGGGGGACGTCTCCCTCCTCGGGGAGCTCGAGTGTCAGGAGAGACGTGACCTTCGACTCCGCGAGGTACCGCATGAACGACTGCGTCGTGAGCACCGTCTCGAACTCCCGCATGCAGAAGTACTTCAGCGCGGTGATCGAGTCGATCACGACGCGCTCGTAGTTCTTCTTGATCAGGAGGTTCTTGAGGAGCTGTTGCAGCGAATGGACAGTGACCTCCTTGCTCTCGAAATCCGGCGTCTTCCGGATGCGCTCGCCGATCGCGCGCATCTTGATCGGCTCCTCTTCCGTGCTGATCTCGAGCAGGGGCGTCGGCTCGAAGCGTCGGATGTCGGAGTTCGCGTCGAGCACATCGAGGTCGTCGAGGTTCCAGCGAAACGCCCGCATGTTGATCTTCAGCTCGTTCGGCGGCTCCTCGAGGGCGACGAAGAGACAGCGCTCCCCGCCTTCGAGGCCTTCGCGAAGGAATTGCACCGAGAGGATCGTCTTCCCGGATCCGGGCGAGCCAGAGAGAATGTAGGGCCGCCCGGGGACGAGGCCTCCGTGGAGCATCTTGTCGAGTCCGGAGACGCCCGTGCGAATCTTCGCGGCGCTGGTCACCGGATCACCGGCGGCCGCGGCGGCACTGTCGGGGTCGGCGGGGGCGGCGCCGACCCGACGCGCTCCTTCAGCGAGGAATCGCAGGACAGGGCGATCTTCATCGCCTTCTGGTAGTTGCGCCGCTGGAACGCCAGCATCGCGCGCGAGAGTGCAACTTCGACATCCCGAACCGCGATCTGCCGGCGGTGCGCTTCCTCGATCCCCCGCATCACGGACTCGATGACGTTCGAGACCTCATCGATGATGCGCGTCTCGAGCAACGATTCGCCCGGTTTCGGACCCGACACCGACTCGCGGGACTGAGGCGTTGGGTCGAGGGAGACGGCCATTCCCTTATCGGTGATGGCGACGGGACGCATGCGGTCGTCGAACGACGATCCCCGGAACTTCTCGATCGAGATCGCGCGGCGAATGACGCTTCCGTCGAGCCACTTGTGCAGGCGGATTTCCCCGCGCGAGAGGAAGAACTCCGTCTCCAGCGCCTTTCGGTCCAGGTGCTCGGACACAATGATCGTGGTCGCCTCGAGCTCGGAGAGGAATCGGAGGAACGACTGGATCAGGATGCGGCTGTCCTCGCCATGCATCGAGAACATCTTCAGGGCCGTCATCGAGTCGATGACGATCCGCTTGTACCGCTGTTTCGTCCGCTCCAGGTGCTGGGCGAACTCCTGCTTGATCATCTTCTGCACGCTGTGTACCGTCACCTCGAGGGCGCGCACCACGGAAGACTGCCGGATGTCCGTGACTTGTTCCATGTCGCGGACGTCGAGGGAAGTGCCGACGTCAATCACGGAGCGGGTGCGCTTGTGCGCGCGCACATCCGGAGTCGCGTCGAGGATCTTGAGGCGGTCCATGTTCCAGCCGAACACGGCCATGTTCGACTTGACCTCGATCGGAGGCTCGTCGAGCGTGACGAGGAGGCACGGTTCCTGCGCATGGAGGCCCTCTAGAAGGAAGTGGGCCGAGAGGATCGTCTTGCCGCTCCCCGTGGGGCCCGACACGACGTACGGCCGGGCGGGCAAGAGTCCCCCGCTCAGCATCGTGTCGAGGCCGGCCACGCCTGTCTTGATGCGATCCATCGAAGGCCTGCCGCCAATCGAGCCACCCGGCCCATTCAGGATAAACGTTGCGTCGTGAGAATCAGCGCGCGCCAGAGACGGCCGGGCGTTGCGACTGAGCGGGCGCGGAACAGCCGAAAGGAACCGCCGATCCGCCTCCGGCGCCTCGGAAGGCCGCTCCGCGTGCCGCGCGTCCCCATAGCGGGGGATGGATGTCCCGGGCCGGAGGTCCGTCCTCGCGGCCCTTTTGAACCATCGATCTCCGGGTGTCTCACCGGGGACCTGGGAGTCCCGGGGTATGAGCCCGACGGGATATCCTGGCTACCCCACCCCGCTTCATCTTCGGATCAATTCGCGGCCCGCGGAGGCGGTCGAGCGTCCGCATTGGGATGTGTCGGATAAACCTATCGCGCGATCTCAGAAAAACTTCCGGAACCGCGCGAGGTCTTCGAGGCTGCCTTTCAATTTGATCTTGCCCGTGGCATACGCCTTGAACGGACCAATCTCCCGCAGGATCAGCGCGCGGAGCGTGTCCGCGTCCGTGAGGATCGTGATGTCCGCCTGGTCCACTCCGCCCTCGAGGAGTTCCGCGACCTTCGCATCCTTGACCGTGAAGTGATACTTCGTCCCGTCTTTCAGATCGATCATCACGGTCTTCGAGAGGTCGCCGAGCTCCGCCCGGAACGTGGGGTCCGATTCGGCCTTCGCGTTGAACTTCTGGATCAGGCCCTCAAGCATCGCCCTCATGACTTGCCCCCGCCGAACTCGTCGAGCTTCCGGTTGCGGGACTCCGAAATGAGGCGGCGGGCCGTGTCCCACGAGGCCCGCGTGTGCGGCGGCAGAGAACCGTGGTCCCTAATCCACTTTTCCAGGAAGGCGATCGTCACGGCGTCGTGGGAATATCCCGACCCGATCGGCACGCCGAACTCCTGTTCAATCAATCGCATCTCGCGATCGCGGCGCACCTTCGCCAGGATCGAGGCGGCGCTGACGACGGGGAAGAGCTCGTCGGCGTTGTGCTGCGACACGATCTCCACATGGACGGGCAGTTCCCGCTGCACCGCCTTCTTGAACTCAATCTCGTCGACGTCGGCCGCGTCGACGTACGCCGTCTCGGGCCGGAGCTTGTCGATCAGCTCGGCGAAGAGCTTCGCCTCGAAGTCGTTCAGGGACATCTCCGCCCGCATGACGTCGATCCGCTCCGCCGGGATCACGATGAGCTCGTACCGCGCGACCTTCTCAATCTCCGGGGCCAGGACCTCCCGCCGTTCGGGCGTGAGCTTCTTCGAATCGCGGACGTTCATCTGCCGCAACGGCACGTCCGACTCGATCGCGACGCCGGCGACGATGAGGGGTCCGAGGACGGGACCGCGGCCCGCCTCGTCGACGCCCGCAATCACGGATCATGCCTCGAACAGTTCCCGGGCCGTCTCCTGCGCTCGCGCGACGACCTCGGGCTCGTCCACCGTCCGAACGACGCCGTCCGCCATGAGAATCTGTCCATCGACCACCGTCGCCCGGACATCGCTCCCGCGGCAACCGTAGACGAGGTGACTGATGACGTTAGCGGGATAAAAAGGCGTAGTGTGCGCGCCTTTCAACGAGACGACCGCAAGGTCCGCCCGTTTCCCCGGCTCGATCGATCCGAGTGTGGCGTCGACGCGGAGCGCCCGTGCCGCCTCGATCGTCGCGAGGTCGAGCGCCGATTGCGCGGGCAACGCGGACGCGTCCCAGCGCGTCGCCTTGTGCAGGAGCGTGGCGACCTTCATCGTCTCGAACATGTCCATGCCGTTGTTCGAGATGGGCGAGTCGGTGCCGAGGCCGACGCAAACGCCTTCGCGGATCATCTCGGGG
Coding sequences within:
- a CDS encoding ATPase domain-containing protein, whose amino-acid sequence is MDRIKTGVAGLDTMLSGGLLPARPYVVSGPTGSGKTILSAHFLLEGLHAQEPCLLVTLDEPPIEVKSNMAVFGWNMDRLKILDATPDVRAHKRTRSVIDVGTSLDVRDMEQVTDIRQSSVVRALEVTVHSVQKMIKQEFAQHLERTKQRYKRIVIDSMTALKMFSMHGEDSRILIQSFLRFLSELEATTIIVSEHLDRKALETEFFLSRGEIRLHKWLDGSVIRRAISIEKFRGSSFDDRMRPVAITDKGMAVSLDPTPQSRESVSGPKPGESLLETRIIDEVSNVIESVMRGIEEAHRRQIAVRDVEVALSRAMLAFQRRNYQKAMKIALSCDSSLKERVGSAPPPPTPTVPPRPPVIR
- the rnhB gene encoding ribonuclease HII, whose amino-acid sequence is MIAGVDEAGRGPVLGPLIVAGVAIESDVPLRQMNVRDSKKLTPERREVLAPEIEKVARYELIVIPAERIDVMRAEMSLNDFEAKLFAELIDKLRPETAYVDAADVDEIEFKKAVQRELPVHVEIVSQHNADELFPVVSAASILAKVRRDREMRLIEQEFGVPIGSGYSHDAVTIAFLEKWIRDHGSLPPHTRASWDTARRLISESRNRKLDEFGGGKS
- a CDS encoding SCP2 sterol-binding domain-containing protein, which produces MRAMLEGLIQKFNAKAESDPTFRAELGDLSKTVMIDLKDGTKYHFTVKDAKVAELLEGGVDQADITILTDADTLRALILREIGPFKAYATGKIKLKGSLEDLARFRKFF
- a CDS encoding ATPase domain-containing protein — its product is MTSAAKIRTGVSGLDKMLHGGLVPGRPYILSGSPGSGKTILSVQFLREGLEGGERCLFVALEEPPNELKINMRAFRWNLDDLDVLDANSDIRRFEPTPLLEISTEEEPIKMRAIGERIRKTPDFESKEVTVHSLQQLLKNLLIKKNYERVVIDSITALKYFCMREFETVLTTQSFMRYLAESKVTSLLTLELPEEGDVPPESFLARGEFRLHKLRDETGIKRFVSVEKYKGSSHDEVVFPFDITNSGIVVNSAANPSMST
- the ftsZ gene encoding cell division protein FtsZ, yielding MKSLLNEALARHQEAEEKEEREAAKATKAPDKSKSGDDEEIEKIVESINVSIKIVGCGGGGSNTINRCSEAGISGAQLCAVNTDAKHLLSVRAPKKILIGKRLTKGLGAGALPEVGEQAAHESEEEIRDFIRGAHVVFITAGMGGGTGTGSAQYVARVGKEEGALTMGVVTMPFKSEGRIRMENAEAGLDKLRKFCDTTIVIYNDKLLELVPRLPINAAFKVADEILMQSIKGMTEIITKPGLVNLDYADLMTIMKGGGVAMIGIGESEEERDRIEYAINEALESPLLGEVDLTHARGALVRVVGGPDLTVSEAEKAAEVVGEKINPQARIIWGCSVEDDLDHTVRVLLVITGVKSKSLLGKEVYTGPVRTSAEVDEVR